CTTTTCGTCAAAAGTTAACATAACATCCTCCATCATCTATCCAAAATGTGCTTCGGCTATTATAGCACAAGCGTCTCCCGCATACGAAGCGCTTTCCCGACTGTGCGCGGCAACTAAAGAGGCAGGCCCGGTTTAGTCACCGCCACAAAGTTGCTCCGGGCTCGTTTACTCCTCGCGAAGCTCTGACTAAGATAAGGGAAACGAAGGGAGCGAGAGAACATGAAGCAGGATCACGCGTATTATTTGAAATATTGCATTGAGGTGTCCCGCCGGTCGAGAGAGAACGGCAATACGCCGTTTGGCGCGATCCTTGTGAACGAGCAGGGCGAGATTGTCCTGGAGCAGGAGAACGTCGAGCTTACGGAAAAACGATGCACCGGACATGCCGAAACCGCGCTGATGGAGAAGGCCTCCCATCAATTCGAGCATCATGATCTATGGAACTACACCCTCTACACAACCTTTGAGCCATGCGCGATGTGCTCGGGTGCCATCTATTGGGGCAATGTCGGAAAAGTGGTCTACGCCGCGACTGAGGAAGCGCTGCTGAAGCTGACGGGGGATCATGAGCAGAATCCGACGTTTAATCTGCCATGCCGGGATATTTTCGCGAAAGGCCAGAAGCCGATCGAAGTAATTGGACCTTTCCCCGAGCTTGAAGAAGAGGTTGTGGCCGTACACAAAGGGTACTGGGATTAAAATCTAACAGAAGCTGCCGGACGGTCGCCCCAGGCGGGAGGTCGTCTTTTTTGTCCTTGCCTTGCATAAGCATGTAGAGGTACGGGCTTACGAAGTAAGAATTACCGCAACTGGCCTAAACATGGCCAATTATGTGGCAATTCTTTTTAGGAGGCGATGGAAGTGACAAAATGGGGACGAAGGGGTTGGATGCTTCGGTCACTTGGCCTGAGCCGGCAGCAACTATGGTCTAGCCGCCCTTTTGCGAAGGTGAAGCGGGTCAGCTGGGGAAGCAAAATCTCTGCTTCTGGCAGCGCGCCAAAGCCATGGGGAACAAGCAAGTGGCGGTCACCGCGAAAGCCAAAGCCAGCTGGGAACTGGGGCGGAATGTGGCAGCCGCGCAAACGCCCGGTCAGACCGCCCGGAAGAGGCATCAAAACAATGAGCATCAGCTCGGTAGGAAGCGGAGGCGGGGGAACGAGGCTAAAATCCGGCAAACGGCGCACCAAGCTATGGATTATCGTTACTGTACTTATCCTTCTTATTGGAACTCTTCAATCCCTTGTTTATATCGAAAAGCATCTGCGTCCGCCTCTTATGAAGGTTGCTCAGCTGCGGATCAAGCAGGTCGCCACACAGGCGATTAATAAGGCCACGACGGATGAGGTTGTCAGCAATGCCGATTTCGAGAAGCTTATCGATTGGAAAATGAACAGCGACGGCAAGGTGTCCGGCTTTATGCTGAACTATGCCGAGCATACGAAGATCCGGTCGGAGACGATCAAGACGGTACAGGCAACGCTTGATGAGCTGAAAGAGATTCCCGAGCATATCCCTGTCGGCAATGCGCTTGGCAGTGCGCTGATCTCGACGTACGGTCCAAGAATTCCGGTCAAGTTCGAGCCGGTTGGAGCCGTGAAGGTGGACCTGAACACGCGCCAGACGAATGCCGGCATCAATATGATTCTAATCGAAGTGTACATTCATATCGTATCCGAGGTTGCCATTATCGTGCCGTTTGAGACGGATCCGCAAATTGTGGAGACGGAAATTCCGATCTCGTATCTGCTCGTTGTTGGCGACGTGCCCATGTATTACTACGATAATGAAGGCAAGGCGGTTGGCGAATCCGCGCCAAACGCTCCGAATATCTCGCTGCCAATGTCGAAGGGCCAAGGGGTTACCCAACAGTCGGACGGAAGCATGCTGAAAGAGCAGCTGGATTCGGACGATTCCTCGCTGCCTACAAAGAGCGGCAACAATTCGGCCAATAACGCAGGCAACGCGAATGCAGCCAATGCGGGAGGCGGCGGATAAAAAATAAAGGGGCACCCCTAAAGGTCGGATCGAAATCGGCCTTTGGGATTGCCCCTTTTATCTGCTTGCTGCTTTTAACCGGTTCCGCTCATCCTGTTCCCACCGTCGCAAGAGCGGATAAGGATCAAATGCCCATTCGATAAGCCCGCGATCGCGATAGACTCCGTAATGCAGATGCGGCGGGAATTTGCCTTGCGTTCCGGGCTTGCCGTAACCGGAGCTGCCAACCCAACCGATCGTTTGACCAGGTTTTACAATCGTACCGATGCCAATGGTCTTATCGAATCCGGACAAATGGGCGTAATAGTGATAGTAGTTGTTCAAATCCCGGATACCGATCCGCCAGCCTCCGTAAGGATTCCAGCCTTTTATCTCCACGACGCCAAAGCAGGTGCTGCGGACAGGAATGCCGTGATTGGCGAAAATATCGGTTCCTTCGTGAGTCCGCCGTCCTCCCCAGCCGCGGGCATTGCCCCAGGTGCTGCGGTACGAGTAATTGGTTCCGACCGGGACGGGAAACGCATGCTCATACAAGTCCAGACGTCCGAAGGTAGCGTAAATATTGGAAAACTGCTGAATACGCTGCACAGCCCTGCTATTATGATAATACTCCCATACGCCAATGGAGAAATCGTCTTCCGTAGACCCGCCATATTCAAGCAGTCTGTTCGCTACGGAATACAGCAGGTCGAGATCGTTGTTGCGGTCGGCAAAGCCGTCTCCGTCTCCGTCACGGCCAACGCCGTTGAACCACTGAATCGAAGCCGGTACGTTATCGGACGAATCCGGATTAAGCGGGCCGGTCCATTGCTCCTCGTCGATATAGATGCCGACGATACCGCCCAATTGAGGGCGGGCTTTTGGCCTCGCTTTGGACAACGTACGCTCGTATTGGTCAACGGCAGCGATACGGTACCAAGGAATGCCGGTAACGGTGCTTAGCCTGTCGTAAAGCTGCTGTCTGCTGGTTAAGGGATCAACCTCTCCTTCCGAAGATTGGGTTTGAGCAGGTTTGGTGTTGCCAGCATTTGTGTTCGCGTTTTGATTCGGATTTGCATAGCCTGTTTGCCCGGATATTAGCATGGAAGCGACAACGGCAGCCAAGGCAATAGAAAAAGTCTGTTTCAATCGTTCCACCCTTTCGAAAGCTCGAAGCAATATTCGTTATGTTTTGCAAATCATTGGATTTTATCCGAACTATGCTATAATAAACGGTGAGATTCGACTGTCCAATTGAACGTGAAAGCAGGGAATTCCATATGAAATCAAGCAAAGAAAAATTGAAAAAGCCGGACTGGCTTAAAATAAAGCTTACAACCGAAGGCAACTACACCGAAATCAAAGACATGATGCGCACCAAAACGCTGCATACCGTCTGCGAGGAAGCACGTTGCCCGAATATTTACGAGTGCTGGGCCAACCGTACGGCAACCTTTATGATTTTGGGTGATATTTGTACGCGCGCCTGCCGCTTTTGTGCCGTTAAGACAGGCCTTCCTACGGAGCTTGATCTGCAGGAGCCGCAGCGCGTAGCGGAAGCAGCCGAGCAAATGGGACTGCGCCACTGCGTAGTGACATCCGTTGCCCGCGATGATTTGGCTGATGGCGGCGCTTCGATTTTTGCCGGTACCATCAAGGCTATTCGCGAGCGGATGCCATTCACTCGCGTAGAAGTACTGATTCCTGATTTTATGGGTAATGAAGAGTCGCTGAAGATCGTTATGGATGCGAAGCCGGACATTCTGAACCATAACATCGAGACCGTTGAGCGGATGTCGAACCGCGTGCGCGCGAAAGCGAAATACAGAAGATCTCTGGAACTTCTGAGACGGGCAAAGGAAATGAATCCGAAGATTCCAACGAAATCCAGTATTATGCTTGGCGTTGGGGAGACCTACGAAGAAGTGCTGCAGGCGATGGATGATCTTCGCGCGGTAGATTGCAACATTCTGACGCTGGGTCAATATTTGCAGCCTACGCCAAATCACATGCCGATTGAACGTTATGTGCACCCGGATGAATTCAAAAGCTTGAAGGAAGAAGGCTATAAACGCGGCTTCCGTCATGTTGAGTCGGGACCGCTGGTACGGAGCTCCTACCATGCGCATGAGCAGACCGATTCGGCTGCTGAAGCAGAGGAACGCGAGCTTAGCAACGTATAAGCTTCTATTGGGGAATTCGAAAGAGGGGAAACGGAATTGATCCAAATTGGCGGCAAAATATATGAACTTATCCATGAAAATCGCAACGGCTGGAACGCAGATGCGTTCAAGGATCGTTACAGCGAGGTTTTAGAACGCTACGATTTTATTATTGGCGACTGGGGCTACAGCCAGCTGCGCCTGAAGGGCTTTTTCCGCGATAACCATATGAAAGCAACGAAGGACAGCGCGTATTCCGGAATGTCCGATTATGTTAACGAATACTGCAATTTCGGCTGCGCGTATTTCGTTCTGGAGAAGACCGGTACGGCTGCAAAGTCTCCGGATGAAGAATCGGGAGATGAGCAGGAAGCTTCCTCGAAACAGGATACCTATGGGCAGGATAAGATTGATGCCGAGGACGAGCAGGAGGTTGGGGCTTCTTCGCTTGCTGATGCCGTATTGGCGGGTGCCGCGGCAGCTGCCAGGGAAAGCGCAACCGCGGGAAGAGGCGGCGGACGTCACGCTGAGGATTCGCAGCAGCAACAGCAGCAGCCGTCCCGACAGCATGGCCAGTCGCATCATCAGCAGCGCAGCGGAAAAGAGCAGCATCGAAGAAGCTATCGTCCTAACGGCAAGAAGCCGATTAGATCGGCTGCGAACAAGGATGTCGCCGCAGCATCCGAGCAAGCAGCGGTTCATTCTCCGTCCGGTCAGAAGCGTGGAGAGCGTGGAGAGCGGGACAGAAACAAAGAGAAGAACAAAGAGAACAACAAAGAGAACAACAAAGAACAAGGAAGCCGTCAATAAACATAATGAAAGGGCTGTCCGCAGGTCATCGAGACCGGTGGACAGCCCTTTTTTTCACCGCAATAGAATTTA
This region of Paenibacillus sp. JDR-2 genomic DNA includes:
- a CDS encoding nucleoside deaminase gives rise to the protein MKQDHAYYLKYCIEVSRRSRENGNTPFGAILVNEQGEIVLEQENVELTEKRCTGHAETALMEKASHQFEHHDLWNYTLYTTFEPCAMCSGAIYWGNVGKVVYAATEEALLKLTGDHEQNPTFNLPCRDIFAKGQKPIEVIGPFPELEEEVVAVHKGYWD
- the yunB gene encoding sporulation protein YunB; the protein is MTKWGRRGWMLRSLGLSRQQLWSSRPFAKVKRVSWGSKISASGSAPKPWGTSKWRSPRKPKPAGNWGGMWQPRKRPVRPPGRGIKTMSISSVGSGGGGTRLKSGKRRTKLWIIVTVLILLIGTLQSLVYIEKHLRPPLMKVAQLRIKQVATQAINKATTDEVVSNADFEKLIDWKMNSDGKVSGFMLNYAEHTKIRSETIKTVQATLDELKEIPEHIPVGNALGSALISTYGPRIPVKFEPVGAVKVDLNTRQTNAGINMILIEVYIHIVSEVAIIVPFETDPQIVETEIPISYLLVVGDVPMYYYDNEGKAVGESAPNAPNISLPMSKGQGVTQQSDGSMLKEQLDSDDSSLPTKSGNNSANNAGNANAANAGGGG
- a CDS encoding YutD family protein; this translates as MIQIGGKIYELIHENRNGWNADAFKDRYSEVLERYDFIIGDWGYSQLRLKGFFRDNHMKATKDSAYSGMSDYVNEYCNFGCAYFVLEKTGTAAKSPDEESGDEQEASSKQDTYGQDKIDAEDEQEVGASSLADAVLAGAAAAARESATAGRGGGRHAEDSQQQQQQPSRQHGQSHHQQRSGKEQHRRSYRPNGKKPIRSAANKDVAAASEQAAVHSPSGQKRGERGERDRNKEKNKENNKENNKEQGSRQ
- a CDS encoding M23 family metallopeptidase: MLISGQTGYANPNQNANTNAGNTKPAQTQSSEGEVDPLTSRQQLYDRLSTVTGIPWYRIAAVDQYERTLSKARPKARPQLGGIVGIYIDEEQWTGPLNPDSSDNVPASIQWFNGVGRDGDGDGFADRNNDLDLLYSVANRLLEYGGSTEDDFSIGVWEYYHNSRAVQRIQQFSNIYATFGRLDLYEHAFPVPVGTNYSYRSTWGNARGWGGRRTHEGTDIFANHGIPVRSTCFGVVEIKGWNPYGGWRIGIRDLNNYYHYYAHLSGFDKTIGIGTIVKPGQTIGWVGSSGYGKPGTQGKFPPHLHYGVYRDRGLIEWAFDPYPLLRRWEQDERNRLKAASR
- the lipA gene encoding lipoyl synthase, with product MKSSKEKLKKPDWLKIKLTTEGNYTEIKDMMRTKTLHTVCEEARCPNIYECWANRTATFMILGDICTRACRFCAVKTGLPTELDLQEPQRVAEAAEQMGLRHCVVTSVARDDLADGGASIFAGTIKAIRERMPFTRVEVLIPDFMGNEESLKIVMDAKPDILNHNIETVERMSNRVRAKAKYRRSLELLRRAKEMNPKIPTKSSIMLGVGETYEEVLQAMDDLRAVDCNILTLGQYLQPTPNHMPIERYVHPDEFKSLKEEGYKRGFRHVESGPLVRSSYHAHEQTDSAAEAEERELSNV